From a single Lolium rigidum isolate FL_2022 chromosome 7, APGP_CSIRO_Lrig_0.1, whole genome shotgun sequence genomic region:
- the LOC124669731 gene encoding BTB/POZ and MATH domain-containing protein 2-like: MPSSSEPVPDDNGDTPTPAHTASTIVAEGVSGSHVLTVQGYSHTIGLGFSGPIPSSLFSLGGHTWQLGYYPDGINTNDVDWISVSLSLHHAESTYTEAKVRCRFSLLDQAGEPVPEYTTLYQARKCHLHGHGIKSHRFIKREELESSPYLKHDRFSIRCDLSVTKEIRTQPGTATPCVVTTLPPSSGMAHQLGRTLETGEGADVTFEVGGETFAAHRPLLAARSSVFTAQLFGPMKDNGATCIRIDDMEPKVFKMMLHFIYTDTLPSSTTDDCEVVEMAQHLFVAADRYNLERLKLVCQNTLCTYMDARTVATTLALAEQHGCDELKEACHKFLASFQNLKAVIATDGFKHLKTIRPNILQELLHLQVADAPLP; encoded by the coding sequence ATGCCTAGCTCTTCGGAGCCTGTCCCTGACGACAACGGCGACACGCCCACGCCGGCGCATACGGCTTCCACCATTGTCGCCGAAGGTGTGTCCGGGTCGCACGTCCTCACGGTTCAGGGATACTCCCACACCATTGGGCTCGGCTTCTCCGGTCCTATTCCGTCCAGCTTATTCAGCCTCGGAGGCCACACCTGGCAACTCGGGTACTACCCTGATGGCATCAACACAAACGACGTCGACTGGATATCTGTTTCTCTCTCGCTTCATCACGCCGAGTCTACCTACACCGAAGCCAAGGTAAGGTGCAGGTTTAGCCTGCTGGACCAGGCGGGCGAACCGGTGCCAGAATACACCACGCTGTACCAGGCACGAAAATGCCATCTCCATGGACACGGCATCAAGTCTCATAGATTCATCAAAAGGGAGGAACTCGAGAGCTCGCCTTACCTTAAACACGACCGTTTCAGCATCAGATGTGATCTCAGCGTCACCAAGGAGATCCGCACGCAGCCCGGCACCGCGACGCCATGCGTCGTCACCACGCTGCCGCCTTCTTCCGGCATGGCTCATCAGCTCGGCCGTACCCTGGAGACCGGCGAGGGCGCGGACGTCACTTTCGAGGTCGGTGGGGAGACCTTCGCCGCGCATCGGCCATTGCTCGCCGCTCGGTCCTCGGTGTTCACGGCGCAGCTCTTCGGCCCCATGAAGGACAACGGCGCGACGTGTATACGGATTGATGACATGGAACCCAAGGTGTTCAAGATGATGCTCCACTTCATCTACACCGACACGTTGCCTAGTAGTACTACAGATGACTGCGAAGTCGTCGAGATGGCTCAACATCTGTTTGTGGCGGCGGATAGGTATAACCTCGAGAGGCTAAAGCTGGTTTGCCAGAACACCCTGTGCACCTACATGGACGCAAGAACGGTGGCAactaccttggcacttgctgaacAACATGGCTGTGACGAGCTtaaggaggcatgccacaagttcCTCGCCTCATTCCAGAATTTAAAGGCGGTCATAGCCACTGATGGATTCAAGCATCTCAAGACAATTCGCCCCAATATTCTACAGGAGCTACTCCATCTTCAGGTGGCTGATGCTCCTTTACCTtaa